The following nucleotide sequence is from Gammaproteobacteria bacterium.
AATCCGATAAAAATACGCCTATCTCCACTGAGGTTAAACCGTGAAATATCCGCATTGCGCCCAATGCAGAAATCAAGTGGAATGGTATGTACTCGCTGGAAACACAGGTCTGGTTATATTTAAGGGTGCGTTGGGAGTAATGAGTGGAAGCGCGGCTTTAATCGCGGATACTTTCCATTCTTTTGCGGATGTATTAGCTACCATCGTTACTTTATTCAGCCTGAAGGTTTCAGCCCGTGCGCCAGATCATATCCATGCCTATGGTTATGGAAAAATTCAGCATATTTCTTCTGGAACTATTGGGTTGTTGCTTTTGGGTGGATCGATATTTATCCTGACTGGCTCCATGATTGATATCGTGCGTGGTACTTATGGAACTCCCAAGACTATGGCACTGTTGGGAGCTTTTTTTTCTATTCTCGCCAATGAATTTATGTTTCGCTATGAAAGCTGTGTCGCTAAGGAGAATAATAGTCCGGCGATCATGGCAAATGCCTGGGATAATCGATCTGACGCCCTTTCTTCCACGGGCGTATTGATTGGACTCATTTTTGCGACTCTTTTAGGATATCCTATTGCCGATCCTGTGACAGCAGTTTTAATCGCCATCGTGATTATTAAAATCGCGGTGACGCTTATCGTCGAGGCTATCCATAATTTAATGGATGCTACCCCTGATTTTGTAAAATCGTCTGATTTATTTGGGATTATTCGTAAATTTCCTTCGGTAACCGGAATCAATTATTTACGCGCGCGCAGTCTCGGAGAAGATTTTTATATTGAGGCAGATGTTCGTGTTGATAAGAAATTAAAAGTATATGAAGGTGATCTGATTGTGGCTACCTTGGAAGATCAGATTAAAAAAGAACTTGAACATGTAGGTAGTATTCAGATTTATCTATCACCAGAGGAGGAGCCAAGGCGGTGAAAAAAAAATTCTTACTTGATGGAATGTCGGTAGTGATTGGCGGCTTGCTATTTCTGATGGTGCTAATTGTAGTGGCGCTATTATTCCCAAATTGGTTTGTATCAGCACCATCAATCAATCAACAAGATGCTTCAATGCTATCGGTTAGCCCGATTGTCAACGACATTCCAGTGCGTATGATTCCAATAGCGACTGTGCAGCCCACGCCACGAGTGAATGGTAATGGAAAAGGTATCACATCATTACAAAAAACACCTCAGATAAATTTCCAAGGCATTGTCCAACAAATTACGGAACAACCTCAAAGCGATGGGCAATTGCATGTCTGGATC
It contains:
- the mamB gene encoding Magnetosome protein MamB (Evidence 3 : Putative function from multiple computational evidences); this encodes MKYPHCAQCRNQVEWYVLAGNTGLVIFKGALGVMSGSAALIADTFHSFADVLATIVTLFSLKVSARAPDHIHAYGYGKIQHISSGTIGLLLLGGSIFILTGSMIDIVRGTYGTPKTMALLGAFFSILANEFMFRYESCVAKENNSPAIMANAWDNRSDALSSTGVLIGLIFATLLGYPIADPVTAVLIAIVIIKIAVTLIVEAIHNLMDATPDFVKSSDLFGIIRKFPSVTGINYLRARSLGEDFYIEADVRVDKKLKVYEGDLIVATLEDQIKKELEHVGSIQIYLSPEEEPRR
- a CDS encoding putative Magnetosome protein MamS (Evidence 3 : Putative function from multiple computational evidences), with translation MKKKFLLDGMSVVIGGLLFLMVLIVVALLFPNWFVSAPSINQQDASMLSVSPIVNDIPVRMIPIATVQPTPRVNGNGKGITSLQKTPQINFQGIVQQITEQPQSDGQLHVWINLPDGTERRISVAPGWFLQYLGCPLQHDITISGSGFIFQQEIGNNLVYARKIVVNGKTCNLRNDEGFALWSNKLR